Proteins found in one Kwoniella bestiolae CBS 10118 chromosome 1, complete sequence genomic segment:
- a CDS encoding hydroxymethylglutaryl-CoA reductase (NADPH) yields MGLRKMLRSTLVSLSSISSSAPIEVITTGFIVVTLVYFQLLHAIKGSEFFNIPSASPPPKPVHLVRLSHPPHLDDSAYGLPSTSSRLANHFNTATPWSGEDWQPVTVGDFRKVLEGNAVEGGYVFDEKIGGNPAGEKAAVVLVKQIVVVKEDENELTDQWEDWLLNDFGIEFGGSKYTYKELCFDCSIKPTLIQHPLHPSQSVITLFLQAPTPYTPTLPYLNGLGKLPSFAPVDSNTTFRILTPSSASWGFLPSFDGAGLFSNFGDGLTQSEKEDEDALYGLRNVRWFAYAVRAFGMRFWNLAKNADSADIFVVLLGYVLMHGVFVHLFIGMRNIGSSFWLPVATLVSSTFAFLVALLAAYLLNVPIDPICLSEALPFLVITVGFDKPFWLAKAVLQNPDIAPVPTSPEMSPVDDIVDETGLGLDLGTLHKELAPLERLQRLAEGQVRWAAPVAAKKIVVDAVRTTGVRIVKDYALEIAVLSVGAASGIGGLREFCYLAALIMAVDCVFLFSFYVAILSVMVEVHRIKLIRGNKRAKHLRRNSSHASLNGASISPSPTGKSFNTKEADGQPKNPMVRLKLLLIVSFLTLHILNLCTTLTEQTALKRHSTHSVPQVTPRAMLDPRSPALSPMLQALYDNQPAETDMAVQIIPATNVVVSTEDYTPSRMATIDQFMSEWTQLVGDPVLSKWIVVTLGISVLLNGYLIKGIASNSMGGKGPVAAAAQILVGVFESAEKSDRERKAASKSATPRGKIPANHTRPAPAAVKDGEKTPKGDERPNGNIGQVMVPPAPNVPIISEPSPPLPKSDSSSSLQSMHFGRRSLEECIDIYAGGVGSNNLSDEEIILLVEKGKIAPYALEKVLKNLERAVRVRRAVISRASVTRTLENSLLPMADYDYKQIIGACCENVVGYMPLPVGIAGPLNVDGELLHIPMATTEGTLVASTSRGCKALNSGGGVTTVLTHDAMTRGPAIDFPSVVLACDARLWIDSQEGFSILKAAFDSTSRFARLQTLECALAGRTLYVRFATQTGDAMGMNMISKGVEKALEVLREKYPDMHVLALSGNYCTDKKPAAINWIEGRGKSVVAEAVVPGHVVKSVLKTTVKDLCNLNIKKNLIGSAMAGSIGGFNAHAANILTAMYLACGQDPAQNVESSNCMTLMEPINDGADLLISCSMPSIEVGTVGGGTILSPQRAMLEMLGVAGAHPTTPGANAQRLARIICAAVMAGELSLMSALAAGHLIQAHMKHNRSAPVTPGAVTPFGGITPLRESMLINGPPPKGLSPVTATRQTF; encoded by the exons ATGGGTCTGCGCAAGATGCTTCGATCCACCCTCGtctcactctcctccatctcgtCCTCCGCCCCCATCGAAGTCATTACGACAGGCTTCATAGTCGTCACACTCGTCTACTTCCAGCTGCTCCATGCGATCAAAGGATCTGAATTTTTCAATATCCCTTCTgcttcaccaccacccaaacccgTCCATCTCGTCCGTCTATCCCACCCACCCCATCTCGATGATTCAGCATATGGTCTGCCAAGTACCAGCTCAAGATTAGCCAACCACTTCAATACTGCTACGCCGTGGAGTGGGGAGGACTGGCAGCCTGTCACCGTAGGGGATTTTAGAAAAGTCTTAGAAGGGAACGCGGTGGAAGGTGGATATGTGTTTGATGAGAAGATCGGCGGTAACCCAGCGGGTGAGAAGGCCGCTGTCGTACTGGTGAAACAGATCGTCGtggtcaaggaggatgagaatgaattGACAGACCAGTGGGAGGATTGGTTGTTGAATGATTTCGGTATAGAATTTGGAGGTTCAAAATATACATACAAGGAGTTATGCTTCGATTGTTCCATTAAACCTACCCTCATCCAGCATCCACTGCATCCATCTCAATCGGTGATCACACTCTTCTTGCAAGCTCCCACACCTTATACACCAACATTACCCTACTTGAACGGCTTAGGCAAACTACCTTCGTTCGCTCCTGTCGATTCAAACACAACCTTCAGGATCCTTACTCCCTCAAGCGCCAGCTGGGGCTTCTTACCAAGTTTTGACGGTGCGGGACTGTTCTCGAACTTTGGTGATGGTCTCACCCAAAGCgagaaggaggacgaagatgcgTTATACGGGTTGAGGAATGTGCGATGGTTCGCATATGCTGTCAGAGCTTTTGGTATGCGTTTCTGGAATTTGGCAAAG AACGCTGATTCTGCGGACATCTTTGTGGTGTTACTTGGATATGTGCTTATGCATGGTGTCTTTGTGCACCTGTTCATTGGTATGAGGAATATAGGAAGTTCATTCTGGCTTC CCGTGGCCACTTTGGTATCTTCTACGTTCGCATTCCTCGTAGCTCTCTTAGCAGCATACTTGCTCAATGTCCCCATCGATCCCATATGCCTCTCAGAAGCATTGCCCTTCTTAGTCATTACAGTTGGCTTCGACAAACCTTTCTGGCTCGCTAAAGCGGTACTGCAAAACCCAGACATTGCTCCTGTCCCCACATCACCCGAGATGTCACCcgtggatgatatcgttgaCGAGACTGGTCTAGGGTTAGATCTTGGTACACTACATAAAGAACTCGCTCCGTTAGAAAGATTACAGAGACTGGCAGAAGGGCAAGTCAGATGGGCTGCACCCGTCGCAGCGAAGAAGATCGTTGTTGATGCTGTCAGGACGACCGGTGTTAGAATCGTTAAGGACTATGCTCTTGAGATCGCTGTGTTGAGTGTTGGGGCAGCTAGTGGTATTGGTGGATTGAGAGAATTCTGTTATCTTG CCGCCCTCATCATGGCTGTGGACTGTgtcttccttttctccttctaCGTCGCCATCCTCAGTGTCATGGTCGAAGTTCACCGAATCAAGCTCATTCGTGGTAACAAGCGAGCCAAGCATCTCCGACGCAATTCCAGCCATGCATCTTTGAACGGTGCATctatctcaccatcccctaCCGGCAAATCATTCAATACCAAAGAGGCAGATGGTCAACCCAAGAACCCAATGGTCCGACTCAAGCTGCTCCTCATCGTTTCCTTTCTTACTTTgcacatcctcaacctctgTACCACTCTCACCGAACAGACAGCCTTGAAGCGACATTCAACCCATTCCGTACCTCAGGTCACCCCACGCGCTATGCTCGACCCTCGAAGTCCCGCACTTTCACCTATGTTACAAGCATTGTACGACAATCAACCCGCAGAGACCGACATGGCGGTGCAGATAATACCTGCTACCAATGTTGTCGTGTCAACCGAAGATTATACACCTTCGAGAATGGCCACTATCGATCAATTCATGAGCGAGTGGACTCAACTTGTTGGTGATCCAGTGCTCAGTAAATGGATCGTCGTCACCCTTGGTATTAGTGTTCTGTTGAACGGGTATCTGATTAAGGGTATCGCTTCCAATTCTATGGGTGGCAAAGGCCCAGTCGCTGCTGCCGCTCAGATCCTGGTGGGCGTCTTTGAGTCCGCCGAAAAGAGTGACAGGGAGAGGAAGGCAGCCAGCAAATCCGCTACTCCTCGAGGCAAAATCCCAGCGAATCACACTCGTCCTGCTCCTGCAGCGGTAAAGGACGGGGAAAAGACGCCGAAGGGAGATGAACGTCCTAACGGCAACATTGGTCAAGTTATGGTCCCACCGGCCCCGAACGTCCCTATCATCTCTGAACCCTCCCCGCCATTACCGAAATCCGACTCTAGCTCTTCACTCCAATCTATGCACTTTGGTCGACGATCCCTCGAAGAATGTATCGATATTTACGCTGGAGGTGTTGGATCAAACAACTTGTCGGATGAAGAAATTATTCTGTTGGTCGAGAAAGGCAAGATTGCTCCGTATGCTCTAGAAAAGGTGTTGAAGAACCTTGAACGAGCTGTGCGAGTCCGACGAGCAGTCATCTCTCGAGCATCCGTTACTCGAACATTGGAGAACAGTCTTTTACCTATGGCCGATTACGACTACAAGCAAATCATCGGAGCATGTTGTGAAAACGTGGTTGGGTACATGCCTTTACCCGTCGGTATTGCTGGTCCACTAAATGTCGATGGCGAATTGCTTCATATTCCTATGGCTACGACTGAAGGAACGTTAGTCGCATCCACCTCAAGAGGATGTAAAGCCTTGAACTCTGGTGGTGGGGTAACAACTGTCCTCACACACGATGCGATGACTCGAGGACCCGCTATCGATTTCCCTTCGGTCGTCTTAGCTTGTGATGCAAGACTGTGGATAGATTCCCAAGAAGGTTTCTCCATCTTGAAAGCGGCTTTCGACTCCACCTCTCGATTCGCAAGATTACAGACTCTAGAATGTGCTTTGGCAGGACGAACGTTATACGTCAGATTCGCCACTCAGACTGGAGATGcgatggggatgaacatGATCTCCAAAGGTGTTGAGAAAGCCCTGGAAGTCTTGAGGGAGAAGTATCCCGATATGCACGTTCTGGCGCTATCGGGTAATTACTGTACGGATAAGAAACCCGCTGCTATCAATTGGATTGAGGGTAGAGGTAAATCCGTGGTGGCTGAGGCTGTCGTCCCTGGACATGTGGTTAAGAGCGTTCTCAAGACGACCGTCAAGGATCTATGCAATTTGAATATCAAGAAGAATTTGATAGGAAGTGCGATGGCGGGAAGTATCGGTGGATTCAATGCTCATGCTGCGAACATCCTGACT GCTATGTACCTTGCCTGTGGTCAAGATCCAGCTCAGAACGTCGAATCGTCAAACTGTATGACATTGATGGAACC AATTAACGACGGTGCCGACCTCCTCATATCATGTTCTATGCCGTCTATCGAAGTCGGTACAGTCGGCGGAGGAACCATTCTCTCCCCCCAACGAGCCATGTTAGAAATGCTCGGCGTGGCCGGTGCACACCCTACCACCCCCGGAGCCAACGCCCAGCGACTCGCCAGGATAATATGCGCTGCGGTAATGGCAGGAGAATTGTCCCTGATGTCTGCCCTCGCTGCTGGTCATTTGATTCAAGCTCACATGAAACATAATCGATCGGCACCCGTCACTCCTGGTGCTGTAACGCCTTTTGGTGGAATCACACCACTCAGAGAAAGTATGTTGATCAATGGTCCGCCGCCTAAGGGGCTGAGTCCTGTCACTGCTACAAGACAGACGTTCTAG
- a CDS encoding non-histone chromosomal protein 6: MPKVSAKDTKKSAGVQAAAKKRAKKDPNKPKRALSAYMFFVQDYRERIKAENPDASFGDVGKLLGIKWKEMSAGEKKPYEDKAQADKARADKENAAYKANGKAAKKAAPASDSDEDDDDE, translated from the exons ATGCCCAAAGTATCCGCCAAAGACACAAAGAAATCCGCCGGCGTCCAAGCCGCCGCAAAGAAGAGAGCTAAGAAGGACCCCAACAAGCCCAAGAG AGCCCTCTCCGCCTACATGTTCTTCGTGCAAGATTACAGAGAACGAATCAAGGCTGAAAACCCCGATGCCTCGTTCGGTGATGTTGGTAAGCTCTTGGGTATCAAGTGGAAGGAGATGTCTGCCggcgagaagaag CCTTACGAGGACAAAGCCCAAGCCGATAAAGCCAGAGCCGACAAGGAAAACGCAGCTTACAAAGCCAACGGTAAAGCTGCCAAGAAGGCTGCTCCTGC CTCCGACtctgacgaagatgacgatgacgagtAA